A section of the Pochonia chlamydosporia 170 chromosome 2, whole genome shotgun sequence genome encodes:
- a CDS encoding lysM domain-containing protein yields MVDNCNKFYFVRPSDSCAGVAVANEISLTRLVTWNPKAGQDGIGLWTNTYACVSVIAVNPTPAVPGNGIATPTPTQPGMIRDCNKFYKIIKGDTWDSITSKTGIPLDDFARLNTEIGGRACICVSTIGYKPQPPTLPPGSFN; encoded by the coding sequence ATGGTCGACAACTGCAATAAGTTTTACTTTGTGAGGCCCAGTGACAGCTGCGCTGGAGTTGCTGTTGCAAACGAAATATCCCTCACACGACTCGTAACTTGGAACCCAAAGGCTGGTCAGGATGGCATCGGACTATGGACTAATACTTACGCCTGTGTTTCGGTCATTGCCGTGAACCCTACGCCAGCTGTTCCCGGCAATGGAATCGCTACACCCACTCCCACACAGCCTGGCATGATCAGGGACTGTAACAAATTCTATAAGATTATCAAGGGAGATACTTGGGACAGCATTACCAGCAAAACCGGCATTCCACTCGACGACTTTGCCAGGCTCAACACTGAAATTGGCGGCAGAGCATGCATTTGTGTTAGCACTATTGGTTATAAGCCTCAGCCGCCCACCCTGCCTCCTGGATCCTTCAATTAA
- a CDS encoding methyltransferase (similar to Verticillium alfalfae VaMs.102 XP_003003012.1): MPNHEAIQAAYDEWAKEYLIPYYAPGNFIEKGGYVDLVLPWSLKSPVLGFEAAGFRREIWQQDSDEGATMDMDMLEKALGTISPVTRWRGAHPGDVGTERDAARVLRRTLEKLLRENGVEEVLRQESPKVVVLMVKKSAS; this comes from the coding sequence ATGCCGAATCATGAAGCCATTCAAGCTGCGTATGATGAGTGGGCAAAGGAGTATCTGATTCCGTACTATGCTCCGGGCAACTTTATCGAAAAGGGTGGCTATGTGgatttggtgttgccgtGGAGTTTGAAGAGTCCTGTGCTTGGGTTTGAAGCAGCTGGTTTTCGTAGAGAGATCTGGCAGCAAGACAGTGATGAGGGTGCCACtatggacatggacatgctTGAAAAGGCGTTGGGTACAATTAGTCCTGTTACGAGGTGGCGAGGGGCACATCCTGGTGATGTTGGCACGGAGAGAGATGCAGCGAGGGTATTAAGGAGGACACTTGAGAAACTGCTCCGTGAGAATGGCGTTGAGGAGGTGTTGAGGCAGGAGAGTCCAAAGGTGGTGGTCTTGATGGTTAAAAAGTCTGCGTCATAG
- a CDS encoding proteinase (similar to Metarhizium acridum CQMa 102 XP_007812644.1), protein MRLRNNLILGLSALAGKTTGQLEFDWDSVTPTTDLQYHDCFSAFKCARLKLPLDWKNTTDPRTVSIAIVKLPAKVADNDPTFGGPIFTNPGGPGGSGVSLVVGRGRYLQDYVDTPGKKHYEIISFDPRGIANSAPLANCYPGSSLARDGWMLERRGNGGLDQGLTTVSYALAMFDSFGKRCEKADAEGLNGGEIFKYMGTPSVARDMVAMVDSIAALRKREAGGDERSELKKREEEDVPRLQYIGFSYGTILGNYFSSLFPERIGRVILDGVCNADDYATGAGWLTNTVDSDEIFDNFIEGCFKAGHKVCALGRPDDKSASDISRRFWTWLKQLDESPISGVGPAGASLVLTGEDIRVLIAQAVYTPVRSFIQLAELLNNAMARQNYETIFAVIEASLGGPLQDACPVANQTAKPFQSNDAQTGVICLDGEGIHGKKPSWWTRYVAKQVSQSTIFGSYWSGIRIPCSGWRFKPSWSFHGPFTSPKPSKTGEKPVKGRPAAPIMFLTNRLDPVTPLSAARAMAAKHPGARVVVQEAMGHCATFSAYSECTKRVVAEYFDTGRLPDGEKRCGDVRCGPWDVGCEVGAADEGGEKWFRRQFPLGI, encoded by the exons ATGCGGCTTCGcaacaacctcatcctcggcCTATCAGCCCTAGCCGGCAAAACAACTGGCCAACTCGAATTCGACTGGGATTCCGTAACACCGACCACAGATCTCCAGTACCACGATTGCTTCAGTGCTTTCAAATGTGCCCGTCTCAAACTGCCCCTCGACTGGAAGAACACCACCGATCCGCGAACCGTGTCCATCGCCATTGTCAAGCTCCCCGCCAAAGTAGCTGACAACGATCCAACCTTTGGCGGGCCAATCTTCACTAATCCCGGTGGCCCAGGCGGTTCAGGTGTAAGCTTAGTCGTCGGTAGGGGCCGCTACCTCCAGGACTATGTCGACACGCCCGGCAAGAAACACTACGAGATAATCTCCTTTGACCCTCGTGGCATTGCGAACAGCGCACCACTGGCGAATTGCTACCCGGGGAGTAGTCTCGCCCGAGATGGGTGGATGCTGGAGCGAAGGGGAAACGGAGGCTTAGATCAGGGACTGACGACAGTGTCTTATGCGCTGGCAATGTTTGACTCTTTTGGGAAGAGGTGTGAAAAGGCTGACGCAGAAGGGTTAAATGGCGGCGAGATTTTCAAGTACATGGGCACGCCGTCTGTTGCAAGAGACATGGTTGCCATGGTGGATAGCATTGCTGCGCTGAGGAAGAGGGAGGCCGGTGGTGATGAGAGGAgcgagttgaagaagagggaggaggaggatgttcCGAGATTGCAGTACATTGGGTTCTCGTACGGTACTATTCTGGGGAATTACTTTTCCTCCTTGTTCCCGGAACGTATTGGACGGGTGATTCTGGATGGCGTTTGCAATGCAGATGACTATGCAACTGGAGCG GGCTGGTTAACAAACACGGTTGACTCCGACGAAATATTCGACAACTTCATCGAAGGATGCTTCAAAGCCGGCCACAAAGTATGCGCTCTGGGTCGGCCAGACGACAAATCCGCATCCGATATCAGCCGCCGTTTCTGGACCTGGCTCAAACAACTTGACGAATCACCCATCTCAGGAGTCGGCCCAGCAGGTGCATCTCTCGTCCTCACCGGCGAAGATATCCGCGTCCTCATCGCACAAGCCGTCTATACACCCGTCAGAAGCTTCATCCAACTCGCTGAACTGCTCAACAACGCAATGGCCCGCCAAAACTACGAGACAATCTTTGCTGTCATCGAAGCCAGTCTCGGCGGGCCTCTCCAAGACGCATGTCCCGTCGCTAACCAAACTGCCAAACCGTTCCAGAGCAACGACGCCCAAACAGGAGTCATCTGCCTCGATGGCGAGGGCATCCATGGCAAAAAACCATCCTGGTGGACGCGCTACGTCGCCAAGCAGGTCTCCCAGTCCACCATCTTCGGCAGCTACTGGTCCGGTATTCGGATCCCCTGCTCGGGCTGGCGCTTCAAACCGAGCTGGTCGTTCCACGGGCCGTTTACTAGCCCCAAACCATCTAAGACGGGGGAGAAGCCTGTCAAGGGAAGGCCAGCTGCGCCGATTATGTTCCTGACGAATCGGTTGGATCCTGTGACGCCGTTGTCTGCGGCGCGGGCTATGGCGGCGAAGCATCCTGGTGCGAGGGTCGTTGTGCAGGAGGCGATGGGGCATTGTGCTACGTTTTCGGCGTATAGTGAGTGCACGAAGAGGGTTGTTGCGGAGTATTTTGATACGGGGAGGTTGCCGGATGGGGAGAAGAGGTGTGGTGATGTTAGGTGCGGGCCGTGGGATGTTGGTTGTGAGGTTGGTGCGGCGGATGAGGGGGGTGAGAAGTGGTTTAGGAGGCAGTTTCCTTTGGGGATTTGA
- a CDS encoding kinase activator (Atg17) (similar to Cordyceps militaris CM01 XP_006671079.1), translating to MAASPAASSRRSAASSSASLKRSDDHPPKSPTISVDTLVNHLLVAKRSLSSMNHVLRANELATSARHSQEEMLLLAAQTAFVRNYILDQNAILVRIRRSLQATYEWGKRDFKKLIKIMDEVDAALSGTMDMLRETEVQTLFQPNDRERKNLLDFVDESSSIQQSFDGDLLRLETDIRNLAQRISESYSQPQVDDGQMAPVALLQSLDDHSSTMAQLLASLTKHFDMCVTAIRTTEGAAALARRKAAEVTQSQGSDGVSISGVIAEQESHMSDLEPKTAEDRAEMLKVVVQDAEEVDDVVREIQERLADMEQEYTSIHEHVDRSKASYFGVLSAFELVGQVGDRIDDYLAAEEDFRQRWELEKEAVFGKLREMREMRDFYEGYASAYGSLVLEVERRRAVDERVQGIWRKAQESVDKILEADRVSREAFRQDVGEYLPADLWAGMQGPAKKWTVVRINDDDSAAASMVGRLDSAQGSRLTGSARQSAD from the exons atggctgcCTCGCCAGCAGCTTCGTCTCGCCGCAGTGCGGCATCCTCATCGGCCTCCCTCAAGCGCTCCGATGATCATCCACCCAAATCTCCAACCATTTCCGTCGATACCCTCGTCAATCATTTACTCGTTGCCAAACGTTCCTTGTCCTCCATGAACCATGTGCTTCGTGCCAACGAGCTTGCGACCTCGGCGCGTCACTCCCAGGAggagatgctgctgctggcagcGCAAACCGCCTTCGTCCGAAACTACATCCTCGATCAAAATGCCATACTGGTTCGCATCAGAAGGAGTCTGCAAGCGACCTATGAATGGGGCAAGCGAGACTTCAAGAAGCTTATCAAGATTATGGACGAAGTCGACGCCGCCTTGAGTGGAACCATGGACATGCTCCGAGAAACCGAAGTGCAGACACTCTTTCAACCAAACGATAGAGAAAGGAAGAACTTGTTAgattttgttgatgaatccAGC AGCATCCAGCAGTCATTTGACGGGGACCTACTTCGACTCGAAACCGACATTCGAAACCTCGCACAACGCATCAGCGAATCGTACTCGCAGCCACAAGTAGACGATGGGCAAATGGCGCCTGTTGCACTTTTACAGAGCCTTGATGATCACTCGTCGACCATGGCACAACTATTGGCATCGCTAACTAAGCACTTCGACATGTGCGTCACGGCTATACGTACCACCGAAGGGGCTGCAGCACTCGCCCGACGAAAGGCTGCAGAGGTCACACAGTCACAGGGGAGTGATGGCGTGTCAATATCTGGCGTCATCGCCGAGCAGGAGTCACACATGTCTGACCTCGAGCCCAAGACTGCCGAAGACCGAGCTGAGATGCTCAAAGTGGTTGTTCAGGATGCTGAGGAAGTCGACGATGTTGTACGAGAGATCCAAGAGCGCCTCgcggacatggagcaagaATACACATCAATACATGAGCATGTAGACCGGTCCAAGGCATCCTACTTTGGCGTACTGTCAGCGTTTGAATTAGTGGGACAAGTCGGTGACCGCATCGATGACTATCTTGccgcagaagaagacttcCGACAACGAtgggagctggagaaggaagCCGTTTTTGGAAAACTTAGAGAGATGAGGGAAATGAGGGACTTTTACGAAGGGTACGCAAGTGCCTACGGCAGTCTTGTGCTGGAAGTCGAAAGACGGCGGGCCGTCGACGAGCGAGTCCAAGGCATCTGGCGAAAGGCGCAGGAGTCTGTGGACAAGATACTCGAGGCGGACCGAGTGTCCAGAGAGGCCTTCCGACAGGACGTTGGTGAGTACCTGCCGGCTGACTTGTGGGCGGGCATGCAAGGTCCAGCCAAGAAATGGACTGTTGTTCGTATAAATGACGACGACTCGGCTGCTGCCAGCATGGTTGGCCGACTGGATTCAGCGCAAGGATCGAGACTGACGGGCAGTGCACGACAAAGTGCGGATTAG
- a CDS encoding dimeric alpha-beta barrel (similar to Cordyceps militaris CM01 XP_006671081.1), which translates to MVLVHIVLFKFKPDVSTEHKETFAKELRTLKDLPSVLNRRLVVGGPSVTDPIERSRGYHLALVSYHRDRDALAEYQASSEHHHVTSTYLWPFKEEVTRFDFDMDSEDEQLFKTFLHVTT; encoded by the exons ATGGTTCTCGTTCACATCG TGTtgttcaagttcaagccGGACGTCTCCACCGAGCACAAGGAGACATTCGCAAAGGAGCTCAGAACGCTCAAAGACTTGCCGAGTGTTTTGAATCGCCGGCTCGTGGTGGGTGGTCCGTCGGTCACGGATCCGATTGAGCGGAGTAGAGGCTATCATTTGGCGTTGGTGAGTTATCATCGGGATAGGGACGCATTGGCAGA ATATCAAGCCTCGTCGGAACATCACCA CGTCACAAGTACATACCTCTGGCCGTTTAAAGAAGAAGTCACCCGGTTCGACTTTGACATGGACTCTGAAGACGAGCAACTCTTTAAGACATTTCTACATGTAACTACTTAA
- a CDS encoding malate/L-lactate dehydrogenase (similar to Neosartorya fischeri NRRL 181 XP_001260840.1) codes for MEQQTKRHASPSEAKRLVEDILKGNNVPAANAAIIAKCLIAADLRGVDTHGMNRIPSYMERIRQGILDPAAQPTVNQVTPAVAQVDGQNGFGFVSTHLAMNAAIESAKTLGIGMASVKHSNHFGMSAWVVQQALNANMMSLVFTNSSPALPPFGGKSKLMGVSPIACGAPGQPDFILDMAPSVAARGKIYKAKRRGEKIPLDWALDAEGRPTDDPEAALGGVMLPMGGPKGSALSIMMDVFSGVLSGSAFAGHVTGPYDPSKPADVGHFLVVMKPDLFMSLDEFRDRMKYLYERVVGAEKAAGVDRIYFPGEIEQLTQKERETSGIPLVQAEIDALNAEAVKVSAKPLVLLD; via the coding sequence atggagcagcaaacaaaACGACATGCATCCCCATCCGAAGCAAAACGCCTGGTTGAGGACATCCTCAAGGGCAACAACGTGCCCGCTGCCAACGCCGCCATCATTGCAAAATGCCTAATTGCAGCTGATCTCCGTGGCGTTGACACCCATGGAATGAACCGAATCCCCTCCTACATGGAACGTATTCGACAAGGCATCCTCGACCCGGCCGCCCAACCAACCGTCAACCAAGTCACACCGGCAGTAGCTCAAGTCGACGGCCAAAATGGCTTCGGCTTCGTGTCCACGCATCTAGCCATGAACGCGGCCATCGAGTCAGCCAAGACTCTCGGCATCGGAATGGCAAGCGTCAAGCACTCAAACCACTTCGGCATGTCAGCGTGGGTCGTACAACAAGCCCTCAACGCAAACATGATGAGCCTCGTCTTCACCAACTCGAGTCCTGCGCTCCCGCCCTTCGGGGGTAAAAGCAAATTAATGGGCGTTTCACCAATTGCGTGCGGAGCACCGGGTCAGCCCGACTTTATCCTCGACATGGCTCCCTCTGTGGCGGCCCGCGGCAAGATCTACAAGGCGAAGCGGCGGGGGGAAAAGATTCCACTGGACTGGGCTCTCGATGCGGAGGGTAGACCGACGGATGATCCTGAAGCAGCTCTAGGTGGTGTCATGTTACCGATGGGAGGACCAAAGGGCTCAGCCTTGTCTATCATGATGGATGTGTTCTCGGGAGTCTTGTCGGGCTCGGCGTTTGCAGGGCATGTTACTGGGCCGTATGATCCTTCTAAGCCTGCGGATGTGGGTCACTTCTTGGTTGTTATGAAACCTGATTTGTTTATGAGCCTCGATGAGTTTAGGGATAGGATGAAGTATCTGTATGAGAGGGTGGTGGGCGCAGAGAAGGCGGCGGGCGTGGACAGGATTTACTTCCCGGGTGAGATTGAGCAGCTTACCCAGAAGGAGAGGGAGACGTCGGGCATACCGCTAGTGCAGGCGGAGATTGATGCTTTGAATGCGGAGGCGGTGAAAGTGTCTGCGAAGCCTCTTGTACTTTTGGATTGA
- a CDS encoding C6 transcription factor (similar to Cordyceps militaris CM01 XP_006671084.1) — MSESESHTASPLRASTRRQSRNPRLRLACLRCQRRKIKCDGELPQCKNCRNTGSECVDGESARLKDFPRAYITNLKDRVRWLESIIQEKCPDVDLSQGPNCEDLQSVLHSEATPVRQVVPVPSTLDQSETRTASSHEIGLVSLGSSQDPRYIGPSSGYFLARVMLTKGSSQAITGSRDMAFTTDLIETVQSAASLPAREIADQICDAFFDSLHAMYPVLHRPTFSKLLDQMYSLQGGSPEVSFQVYMVLAMGSLVVSQRLKARLPAESYCLSALRYFDRVNVENSLSGLQCLLLLLIFTLHNPHVRVNIWYLNYQAIAAVVDLGLQRDITTQSGISLLEQEMRTRIFWVVFMMDRIIATTMGRPIGLRDEACDLRLPRLVDDDDLMTVGTPHSHNSVFKPIAYSIHLFRLAKLNSEIKYVANSVVRQTPVYAYPAVIDIFEWQTTMLEQIDQWEEHIPSGDGSPTTQHLDVVCRIQGHTLRMVLLRPSPAIPKPTRQALEKCHFSAREALKLLNKLYIRNTLIHSWLTFHAVVLSTLSIMYCVKMVPDLRQQTELPELMSDLSIASSILSAIGEHWAGARRCRDILDELGRSTMKDLLTPESQMPAREPRRRGRTVQRQANVTPISLPDVDLSADGMGFTPMIEPSAFFDDFLGNDSFASCFPDESSSNIDEIVRNMFQDDTTAFG; from the exons ATGTCTGAGTCGGAGAGTCATACAGCCAGCCCATTGAGGGCGTCTACTCGCAGGCAGTCTCGCAATCCGCGCTTGCGGCTAGCTTGCCTGAGATGTCAGCGCCGCAAGATCAAG TGCGATGGTGAACTTCCTCAATGTAAGAATTGTAGAAACACGGGGTCGGAGTGCGTGGATGGTGAGAGTGCGAGGTTGAAGGACTTTCCGAGAGC GTACATTACAAACTTGAAAGACAGGGTGCGGTGGCTCGAAAGTATTATTCAAGAAAAATGTCCAGATGTGGATTTGAGTCAGGGGCCGAATTGTGAGGATTTGCAGTCCGTTCTACACAGTGAAGCCACGCCCGTGAGACAAGTCGTACCCGTCCCGTCAACACTTGATCAAAGCGAGACGAGGACAGCTTCGTCTCATGAAATTGGCCTTGTTTCCCTGGGAAGTAGTCAAGATCCGCGGTATATCGGTCCTTCAAGTGGCTATTTCCTCGCCAGAGTGATGCTCACAAAGGGTTCTTCACAAGCAATTACTGGAAGCAGGGACATGGCGTTTACAACGGATCTGATTGAGACGGTCCAGAGTGCGGCAAGCCTGCCAGCGAGGGAGATTGCCGACCAAATTTGCGATGCCTTCTTCGACAGTCTTCATGCAATGTATCCAGTCTTACATCGGCCCACGTTCTCCAAGCTCTTGGATCAAATGTACAGTTTACAAGGTGGCTCACCTGAAGTTTCCTTCCAGGTGTACATGGTTCTCGCGATGGGAagtttggtggtgtctcAGAGACTCAAGGCGAGGTTGCCGGCTGAGTCGTACTGTTTGTCGGCCCTGCGATATTTTGATCGTGTAAACGTTGAGAATTccctgtctggtctgcagTGCTTGCTGTTGCTTCTCATTTTTACGTTGCATAATCCGCATGTCAGAGTGAATATTTGGTATTTGAACTACCAGGCTATTGCCGCGGTTGTTGACCTGGGATTGCAACGTGACATTACAACTCAGAGTGGAATCTCGCTGCTTGAGCAGGAAATGAGAACGAGAATCTTTTGGGTGGTGTTTATGATGGACCGAATCATTGCTACTACCATGGGCCGTCCTATCGGTTTAAGGGATGAAGCGTGCGACTTGAGA TTACCCCGGCttgtggatgacgacgatctCATGACCGTTGGGACTCCTCACTCCCATAACTCGGTATTCAAGCCCATCGCATACTCAATACACCTTTTCCGGCTCGCCAAACTCAACTCAGAAATCAAGTACGTCGCAAACAGCGTCGTCCGACAAACCCCCGTCTACGCATACCCCGCCGTGATTGACATTTTCGAATGGCAAACCACCATGCTCGAGCAGATCGATCAGTGGGAAGAGCACATCCCCAGCGGCGACGGCTCCCCTACAACGCAACACCTAGACGTTGTCTGTCGTATCCAGGGGCACACATTACGAATGGTCCTCCTACGACCAAGTCCTGCCATCCCCAAACCAACCAGGCAGGCGTTGGAAAAGTGTCACTTCAGCGCGCGGGAGGCATTGAAACTCTTAAACAAACTATACATCAGAAACACACTTATCCACAGCTGGTTGACGTTTCATGCCGTTGTCCTCAGCACGTTAAGCATAATGTACTGCGTGAAAATGGTGCCAGACCTCCGACAGCAAACGGAGCTGCCGGAGCTGATGAGCGATCTGAGCATCGCGTCTAGTATTTTAAGCGCAATAGGCGAGCATTGGGCAGGGGCGAGAAGGTGTCGCGATATATTGGATGAACTTGGTCGTTCTACGATGAAGGATCTCCTCACGCCGGAGAGTCAGATGCCGGCGAGGGagccaagacgacgaggacggaCGGTACAGCGACAAGCGAATGTGACGCCGATATCATTACCCGACGTTGATTTATCTGCCGATGGAATGGGCTTCACACCTATGATTGAGCCTAGTGCATTTTTTGACGACTTTCTTGGTAATGACTCTTTTGCGAGTTGTTTCCCCGATGAAAGTTcaagcaacattgatgaaATTGTGCGAAACATGTTTCAAGATGATACGACTGCGTTTGGATGA
- a CDS encoding thioesterase superfamily (similar to Metarhizium robertsii ARSEF 23 XP_007823307.1): protein MAIDSSNHAPSSDTPRTTQVQSLMHSLLAKSPIYNLILSDIQLTHVHPGSVTLHLRLSATHLNSKGGLHGAVSATIVDFVTGLAICAHDLREKTGASVDMHLSFLSTAKAGDTVVIHSTAERVGGSLAFVSIKINKLGEDGTEVPVTLARHTKYVRSAAPRE, encoded by the coding sequence atggcaaTCGACTCATCCAACCATGCCCCCTCCTCAGACACCCCCCGCACCACACAAGTCCAATCCCTCATGCACAGCCTGCTCGCCAAATCCCCCATctacaacctcatcctctccGACATACAACTCACGCACGTCCACCCCGGCAGCGTCACCCTGCACCTCCGCCTATCCGCAACACACCTCAACAGCAAGGGCGGTCTTCACGGTGCCGTTAGCGCCACGATCGTCGACTTTGTGACCGGGCTAGCGATTTGCGCGCACGACCTGCGCGAAAAGACGGGTGCGTCGGTCGACATGCATCTGAGCTTCTTGTCGacggccaaggctggcgaTACGGTTGTCATTCACAGCACGGCGGAGAGAGTGGGCGGGAGCTTGGCGTTTGTTAGTATTAAGATCAATAAGTTGGGGGAGGATGGGACAGAAGTGCCGGTGACGTTGGCGCGGCATACGAAGTATGTGAGGTCGGCGGCTCCCAGGGAATAA